A window of the Pungitius pungitius chromosome 3, fPunPun2.1, whole genome shotgun sequence genome harbors these coding sequences:
- the LOC119212134 gene encoding ATP-binding cassette sub-family C member 4-like isoform X1 yields MPEREGRDHWTNCTSSVQLPRVPERTASHASEHRQTYKRSTERSYATQPGVTFSAGGKWQTTLRAWATMEKVSKDTKTNPSATAGLLSKIFFWWLNPLFRTGYKRKLEEDDLYEVLPEDRSEKLGQDLQRIWDHELQKATKELRTPGLSKCIIRCYWKPYAVLGFFTLVEEIIKVIQPVLLGQMILYFEHYDPENMTALYQTLGYAAGMSLCTIGLALLHHLYFYHVQRAGMKIRVAMCHMIYNKSLRLSSLAMGKTTTGQIVNLLSNDVNKFDDVTIFLHFLWVGPLQAAVVVGLLWVEIGPSCLAGMVVLMFLMPLQTMFGRLFSKFRSKTAAFTDNRIRTMNEVVSGMRIIKMYAWEKPFSALVSEVRRKEISMILKSSYLRGLNMASFFCASKIILFVTFTLYVLLGNTITASRVFVTVSLYSAVRLTVTLFFPSAIEKLFESRVSIRRIQEFLLLDEIVKNKTIVPHMGENEALVEIQDLVCYWDKSLDAPTLQNLSLTLRSNQLLAVIGPVGAGKSSLLSTILRELPLDKGELEVNGQLTYAAQQPWVFPGTIRSNILFGKELNPKKYERVIKACALKRDLELLPDGDLTLIGDRGATLSGGQKARVNLARAVYQEADIYLLDDPLSAVDAEVGRHLFEQCICGLLKNKSRILVTHQLQYLKAADQIVVLKEGHMVAKGKYVELQQSGVDFTSLLKEEEDQQQQLPPQDILNRTRTLSENSQTSSAQSVKDGDQLPGETVQTVAEESSAQGNIGVRLYVKYLKAGASVVFLLIVIALNLLAQASYIMTDWWLAHWADKQEELSNSNSTLPNDLNTTTLPRLNTTAELDTTFYLSVYGGLTAATIVFGFARNLSLFHVLVKSAQSLHNSMFNSILGTPVRFFDINPIGRVLNRFSKDIGQLDSNLPWTFVDFIQVFLQILGVICVAVSVIPWIIIPVVPLLFLFFYLRRYFLQTARNVKRLEATTRSPVFSHLSSSLQGLWTIRAFGAEERFQKDFDAHQDLHSEAFFLFLTTSRWFAVRLDGMCSIFVTVTTFGCLLLRDQLDAGSVGLALSYAVTLMGMFQWGVRQSAEVENMMTSVERVVEYTELESEAPWEMEKRPPPDWPSKGLVTFDRVSFSYGGNGPTVLHDMTATFRPKEKVGVVGRTGAGKSSLVSALFRLAEPQGKIYIDGVLTSEIGLHDLRQKMSIIPQDPVLFTGSMRKNLDPFEQHSDEELWKALEEVQLKPVVEELPGKLETVLAESGANFSVGQRQLVCLARAVLRKNRILVIDEATANVDPRTDALIQKTIRDKFSECTVLTIAHRLNTIVDSDRILVLDAGRIHAYDQPYNLLQDTEGIFYKMVQQTGKQEAAALLAAAKRVSLAAAVRETFPRRTQSHFVNNVSSGA; encoded by the exons ATGCCGGAGCGTGAGGGGCGGGACCACTGGACGAATTGTACGTCTTCGGTACAGTTACCGCGTGTGCCTGAGCGAACCGCGTCACACGCCTCGGAGCATCGACAGACGTATAAAAGGTCCACGGAGCGAAGTTACGCAACGCAGCCCGGAGTCACCTTTTCGGCTGGGGGGAAGTGGCAAACCACCTTGCGGGCGTGGGCCACCATGGAAAAAGTCAGCAAAGACACTAAGACTAACCCGTCAGCCACCGCGGGGCTTTTGTCAAAGATATTCTTCTG GTGGCTCAATCCTTTGTTCCGCACCGGATACAAGCGCAAGTTGGAGGAAGATGACTTGTACGAAGTGCTCCCGGAGGACAGGTCTGAGAAACTGGGACAGGATCTACAGAG AATCTGGGATCATGAGTTGCAGAAGGCTACCAAAGAGCTACGCACGCCTGGTCTCTCAAAGTGCATCATTCGGTGCTATTGGAAACCTTACGCTGTGCTGGGATTCTTTACGCTCGTCGAA GAGATAATCAAAGTGATCCAGCCCGTCCTCTTGGGACAGATGATCCTGTACTTTGAGCATTACGACCCGGAGAACATGACGGCTCTTTACCAGACTCTGGGCTACGCAGCCGGCATGTCTTTGTGCACCATCGGCCTGGCCTTGCTCCACCACCTCTACTTCTACCACGTCCAGAGGGCAGGCATGAAGATCCGAGTGGCCATGTGTCACATGATCTACAATAAG tctCTGCGTCTTAGCAGTTTGGCCATGGGGAAGACCACCACGGGCCAGATCGTCAACCTCCTTTCCAACGATGTCAACAAGTTTGATGAC GTGACGATCTTCCTGCACTTCTTGTGGGTGGGGCCCCTCCAGGCAGCAGTGGTTGTGGGCCTGCTTTGGGTCGAGATTGGCCCCTCGTGCTTGGCGGGCATGGTGGTCCTCATGTTCCTCATGCCTTTGCAGACCATGTTCGGAAGGCTCTTCTCCAAGTTCAG GAGTAAGACTGCGGCCTTCACTGACAACAGAATCCGCACCATGAACGAGGTGGTGTCCGGAATGCGCATCATCAAGATGTACGCCTGGGAGAAGCCCTTCTCTGCTCTGGTCTCTGAGGTCAGAAG GAAGGAGATCTCCATGATCTTGAAGAGCTCCTACCTGCGAGGCCTCAACATGGCCTCCTTCTTTTGCGCCAGCAAGATCATCCTCTTTGTCACCTTCACCCTCTACGTCCTCCTGGGGAACACCATCACCGCCAGCCGCGTGTTTGTGACGGTGTCGCTCTACTCCGCCGTGCGCCTCACCGTCACGCTCTTCTTCCCGAGTGCCATCGAGAAGCTGTTTGAGAGCCGAGTCAGCATCCGCAGGATCCAG GAGTTCCTGTTGCTGGATGagattgtaaaaaacaaaactattgtTCCACATATGGGAGAAAATGAGGCCTTAGTGGAGATCCAGGACCTGGTGTGCTACTGGGACAAG AGTCTGGATGCTCCGACCCTGCAGAACCTCTCCCTCACTCTGAGGTCCAACCAGTTGTTGGCTGTGATTGGACCGGTGGGAGCGGGAAAG TCATCGCTGCTGAGCACCATTCTCAGAGAGCTGCCTTTGGATAAGGGGGAGCTGGAGGTCAACGGTCAGCTGACGTACGCCGCCCAGCAGCCCTGGGTGTTCCCTGGAACCATCCGCAGTAACATCCTGTTCGGGAAAGAGCTCAACCCCAAGAAGTATGAGAGAGTGATCAAAGCCTGCGCGCTAAAGAGG GACCTGGAGCTCCTCCCAGATGGAGACCTGACCCTCATCGGGGACAGAGGCGCTACACTCAGCGGGGGGCAGAAAGCTCGCGTCAACCTGGCGAG GGCTGTGTATCAGGAGGCAGACATCTACCTGCTGGACGACCCTTTGAGTGCCGTAGATGCTGAGGTTGGGAGACACCTCTTTGAACA GTGCATCTGTGGCCTCCTGAAGAACAAGTCTCGGATCCTGGTCACCCACCAGCTGCAGTACCTGAAGGCAGCCGACCAGATTGTGGTCCTCAAGgag GGTCACATGGTGGCAAAGGGGAAGTACGTGGAGCTGCAGCAGTCCGGAGTGGACTTCACCTCcctgctgaaggaggaggaggatcagcagcagcagctgcctccTCAAGACATCCTGAACCGGACCAGAACTCTGTCAGAGAACTCTCAGACCTCCTCGGCGCAGTCTGTCAAAGACGGAGACCAGCTCCCG GGAGAGACGGTGCAGACTGTAGCAGAGGAGAGCAGCGCTCAGGGAAACATCGGAGTGCGTCTGTACGTCAAATACTTGAAAGCTGGAGCCAGTGTCGTGTTTCTGCTGATTGTCATAGCACTCAACCTTTTGGCTCAG GCATCATACATCATGACGGACTGGTGGCTGGCTCACTG GGCCGACAAGCAAGAAGAGCtgagcaacagcaacagcacccTCCCAAACGACCTGAACACCACCACCCTCCCTCGACTGAACACCACTGCAGAGCTGGACACCACCTTCTACCTGAGTGTTTATGGAG GTCTGACTGCTGCCACCATTGTTTTTGGCTTCGCCAGGAACCTCTCCCTGTTCCACGTGCTGGTGAAGTCTGCCCAGTCTCTGCACAACAGCATGTTCAACTCCATTCTCGGGACACCCGTGCGCTTCTTTGACATCAACCCTATTG GAAGAGTCCTGAACAGGTTCTCAAAGGACATTGGCCAGCTGGATTCTAACCTGCCATGGACCTTTGTAGACTTCATTCAG GTGTTCCTGCAGATCCTTGGGGTGATCTGCGTGGCGGTGTCTGTGATCCCCTGGATCATCATCCCAGTggtccccctcctcttcctctttttctaccTGCGACGCTATTTCCTGCAGACCGCCAGAAACGTCAAACGCCTCGAGGCCACCA CTCGCAGTCCGGTGTTCTCCCACCTGTCGTCGTCTCTTCAGGGCCTGTGGACCATCCGAGCCTTTGGAGCAGAGGAGCGGTTCCAGAAAGACTTCGATGCACATCAGGACCTGCACTCAG AGGCCTTTTTCCTGTTCCTCACCACCTCTCGCTGGTTCGCCGTTCGTCTCGACGGCATGTGCTCCATCTTTGTTACCGTCACCACGTTCGGATGCCTGCTGCTCAGAGACC AGTTGGACGCTGGGTCGGTTGGTCTGGCTTTGAGCTACGCAGTGACACTGATGGGGATGTTCCAGTGGGGGGTCAGGCAGAGCGCGGAGGTGGAGAACATG ATGACCTCGGTGGAGAGAGTGGTAGAGTACACTGAACTAGAGAGCGAAGCACCCTGGGAGATGGAGAAGCGCCCTCCTCCCGATTGGCCCAGCAAAGGCCTAGTGACCTTTGACCGGGTCAGCTTCTCATACGGTGGCAATGGACCAACAGTTCTGCACGACATGACGGCAACGTTCCGGCCCAAAGAAAAG GTGGGCGTTGTGGGTCGAACAGGTGCTGGGAAAAGctctctggtctcagctctgTTCCGCCTGGCAGAGCCTCAGGGCAAGATCTACATCGACGGTGTCCTGACCTCTGAGATCGGCCTCCACGACCTGCGCCAGAAGATGTCCATCATTCCTCAG GACCCGGTGCTGTTCACAGGCTCCATGAGGAAGAATTTGGACCCTTTCGAGCAGCACAGTGATGAAGAACTGTGGAAGGCTCTGGAAGAG GTACAGCTGAAGCCTGTGGTGGAGGAGCTGCCGGGGAAGTTGGAGACGGTTCTGGCCGAGTCGGGGGCCAACTTCAGCGTGGGCCAGAGGCAGCTGGTGTGCCTGGCCAGAGCCGTACTGAGAAAGAACCGCATCCTGGTGATCGACGAGGCCACGGCTAACGTGGACCCCAG GACTGATGCGCTGATCCAGAAAACGATACGGGACAAGTTCAGTGAATGCACCGTGCTCACGATCGCTCACCGGCTCAACACCATCGTAGATAGTGACAGGATACTG GTCCTCGATGCAGGGAGAATTCATGCCTATGATCAGCCTTACAACCTGCTGCAAGACACAGAGGGGATTTTCTACAAAATGGTGCAGCAGACAGGCAAGCAGGAGGCTGCAGCTCTACTAGCGGCCGCTAAACGGGTGAGTTTAGCGGCTGCTGTTCGCGAAACATTTCCACGCCGAACCCAATCTCACTTTGTAAACAATGTTTCTTcaggtgcatga
- the LOC119212134 gene encoding ATP-binding cassette sub-family C member 4-like isoform X2, with amino-acid sequence MPEREGRDHWTNCTSSVQLPRVPERTASHASEHRQTYKRSTERSYATQPGVTFSAGGKWQTTLRAWATMEKVSKDTKTNPSATAGLLSKIFFWWLNPLFRTGYKRKLEEDDLYEVLPEDRSEKLGQDLQRIWDHELQKATKELRTPGLSKCIIRCYWKPYAVLGFFTLVEEIIKVIQPVLLGQMILYFEHYDPENMTALYQTLGYAAGMSLCTIGLALLHHLYFYHVQRAGMKIRVAMCHMIYNKSLRLSSLAMGKTTTGQIVNLLSNDVNKFDDVTIFLHFLWVGPLQAAVVVGLLWVEIGPSCLAGMVVLMFLMPLQTMFGRLFSKFRSKTAAFTDNRIRTMNEVVSGMRIIKMYAWEKPFSALVSEVRRKEISMILKSSYLRGLNMASFFCASKIILFVTFTLYVLLGNTITASRVFVTVSLYSAVRLTVTLFFPSAIEKLFESRVSIRRIQEFLLLDEIVKNKTIVPHMGENEALVEIQDLVCYWDKSLDAPTLQNLSLTLRSNQLLAVIGPVGAGKSSLLSTILRELPLDKGELEVNGQLTYAAQQPWVFPGTIRSNILFGKELNPKKYERVIKACALKRDLELLPDGDLTLIGDRGATLSGGQKARVNLARAVYQEADIYLLDDPLSAVDAEVGRHLFEQCICGLLKNKSRILVTHQLQYLKAADQIVVLKEGHMVAKGKYVELQQSGVDFTSLLKEEEDQQQQLPPQDILNRTRTLSENSQTSSAQSVKDGDQLPGETVQTVAEESSAQGNIGVRLYVKYLKAGASVVFLLIVIALNLLAQASYIMTDWWLAHWADKQEELSNSNSTLPNDLNTTTLPRLNTTAELDTTFYLSVYGGLTAATIVFGFARNLSLFHVLVKSAQSLHNSMFNSILGTPVRFFDINPIGRVLNRFSKDIGQLDSNLPWTFVDFIQVFLQILGVICVAVSVIPWIIIPVVPLLFLFFYLRRYFLQTARNVKRLEATTRSPVFSHLSSSLQGLWTIRAFGAEERFQKDFDAHQDLHSEAFFLFLTTSRWFAVRLDGMCSIFVTVTTFGCLLLRDQLDAGSVGLALSYAVTLMGMFQWGVRQSAEVENMMTSVERVVEYTELESEAPWEMEKRPPPDWPSKGLVTFDRVSFSYGGNGPTVLHDMTATFRPKEKVGVVGRTGAGKSSLVSALFRLAEPQGKIYIDGVLTSEIGLHDLRQKMSIIPQDPVLFTGSMRKNLDPFEQHSDEELWKALEEVQLKPVVEELPGKLETVLAESGANFSVGQRQLVCLARAVLRKNRILVIDEATANVDPRTDALIQKTIRDKFSECTVLTIAHRLNTIVDSDRILVLDAGRIHAYDQPYNLLQDTEGIFYKMVQQTGKQEAAALLAAAKRVHDSRSHSDECESPNIFFETAL; translated from the exons ATGCCGGAGCGTGAGGGGCGGGACCACTGGACGAATTGTACGTCTTCGGTACAGTTACCGCGTGTGCCTGAGCGAACCGCGTCACACGCCTCGGAGCATCGACAGACGTATAAAAGGTCCACGGAGCGAAGTTACGCAACGCAGCCCGGAGTCACCTTTTCGGCTGGGGGGAAGTGGCAAACCACCTTGCGGGCGTGGGCCACCATGGAAAAAGTCAGCAAAGACACTAAGACTAACCCGTCAGCCACCGCGGGGCTTTTGTCAAAGATATTCTTCTG GTGGCTCAATCCTTTGTTCCGCACCGGATACAAGCGCAAGTTGGAGGAAGATGACTTGTACGAAGTGCTCCCGGAGGACAGGTCTGAGAAACTGGGACAGGATCTACAGAG AATCTGGGATCATGAGTTGCAGAAGGCTACCAAAGAGCTACGCACGCCTGGTCTCTCAAAGTGCATCATTCGGTGCTATTGGAAACCTTACGCTGTGCTGGGATTCTTTACGCTCGTCGAA GAGATAATCAAAGTGATCCAGCCCGTCCTCTTGGGACAGATGATCCTGTACTTTGAGCATTACGACCCGGAGAACATGACGGCTCTTTACCAGACTCTGGGCTACGCAGCCGGCATGTCTTTGTGCACCATCGGCCTGGCCTTGCTCCACCACCTCTACTTCTACCACGTCCAGAGGGCAGGCATGAAGATCCGAGTGGCCATGTGTCACATGATCTACAATAAG tctCTGCGTCTTAGCAGTTTGGCCATGGGGAAGACCACCACGGGCCAGATCGTCAACCTCCTTTCCAACGATGTCAACAAGTTTGATGAC GTGACGATCTTCCTGCACTTCTTGTGGGTGGGGCCCCTCCAGGCAGCAGTGGTTGTGGGCCTGCTTTGGGTCGAGATTGGCCCCTCGTGCTTGGCGGGCATGGTGGTCCTCATGTTCCTCATGCCTTTGCAGACCATGTTCGGAAGGCTCTTCTCCAAGTTCAG GAGTAAGACTGCGGCCTTCACTGACAACAGAATCCGCACCATGAACGAGGTGGTGTCCGGAATGCGCATCATCAAGATGTACGCCTGGGAGAAGCCCTTCTCTGCTCTGGTCTCTGAGGTCAGAAG GAAGGAGATCTCCATGATCTTGAAGAGCTCCTACCTGCGAGGCCTCAACATGGCCTCCTTCTTTTGCGCCAGCAAGATCATCCTCTTTGTCACCTTCACCCTCTACGTCCTCCTGGGGAACACCATCACCGCCAGCCGCGTGTTTGTGACGGTGTCGCTCTACTCCGCCGTGCGCCTCACCGTCACGCTCTTCTTCCCGAGTGCCATCGAGAAGCTGTTTGAGAGCCGAGTCAGCATCCGCAGGATCCAG GAGTTCCTGTTGCTGGATGagattgtaaaaaacaaaactattgtTCCACATATGGGAGAAAATGAGGCCTTAGTGGAGATCCAGGACCTGGTGTGCTACTGGGACAAG AGTCTGGATGCTCCGACCCTGCAGAACCTCTCCCTCACTCTGAGGTCCAACCAGTTGTTGGCTGTGATTGGACCGGTGGGAGCGGGAAAG TCATCGCTGCTGAGCACCATTCTCAGAGAGCTGCCTTTGGATAAGGGGGAGCTGGAGGTCAACGGTCAGCTGACGTACGCCGCCCAGCAGCCCTGGGTGTTCCCTGGAACCATCCGCAGTAACATCCTGTTCGGGAAAGAGCTCAACCCCAAGAAGTATGAGAGAGTGATCAAAGCCTGCGCGCTAAAGAGG GACCTGGAGCTCCTCCCAGATGGAGACCTGACCCTCATCGGGGACAGAGGCGCTACACTCAGCGGGGGGCAGAAAGCTCGCGTCAACCTGGCGAG GGCTGTGTATCAGGAGGCAGACATCTACCTGCTGGACGACCCTTTGAGTGCCGTAGATGCTGAGGTTGGGAGACACCTCTTTGAACA GTGCATCTGTGGCCTCCTGAAGAACAAGTCTCGGATCCTGGTCACCCACCAGCTGCAGTACCTGAAGGCAGCCGACCAGATTGTGGTCCTCAAGgag GGTCACATGGTGGCAAAGGGGAAGTACGTGGAGCTGCAGCAGTCCGGAGTGGACTTCACCTCcctgctgaaggaggaggaggatcagcagcagcagctgcctccTCAAGACATCCTGAACCGGACCAGAACTCTGTCAGAGAACTCTCAGACCTCCTCGGCGCAGTCTGTCAAAGACGGAGACCAGCTCCCG GGAGAGACGGTGCAGACTGTAGCAGAGGAGAGCAGCGCTCAGGGAAACATCGGAGTGCGTCTGTACGTCAAATACTTGAAAGCTGGAGCCAGTGTCGTGTTTCTGCTGATTGTCATAGCACTCAACCTTTTGGCTCAG GCATCATACATCATGACGGACTGGTGGCTGGCTCACTG GGCCGACAAGCAAGAAGAGCtgagcaacagcaacagcacccTCCCAAACGACCTGAACACCACCACCCTCCCTCGACTGAACACCACTGCAGAGCTGGACACCACCTTCTACCTGAGTGTTTATGGAG GTCTGACTGCTGCCACCATTGTTTTTGGCTTCGCCAGGAACCTCTCCCTGTTCCACGTGCTGGTGAAGTCTGCCCAGTCTCTGCACAACAGCATGTTCAACTCCATTCTCGGGACACCCGTGCGCTTCTTTGACATCAACCCTATTG GAAGAGTCCTGAACAGGTTCTCAAAGGACATTGGCCAGCTGGATTCTAACCTGCCATGGACCTTTGTAGACTTCATTCAG GTGTTCCTGCAGATCCTTGGGGTGATCTGCGTGGCGGTGTCTGTGATCCCCTGGATCATCATCCCAGTggtccccctcctcttcctctttttctaccTGCGACGCTATTTCCTGCAGACCGCCAGAAACGTCAAACGCCTCGAGGCCACCA CTCGCAGTCCGGTGTTCTCCCACCTGTCGTCGTCTCTTCAGGGCCTGTGGACCATCCGAGCCTTTGGAGCAGAGGAGCGGTTCCAGAAAGACTTCGATGCACATCAGGACCTGCACTCAG AGGCCTTTTTCCTGTTCCTCACCACCTCTCGCTGGTTCGCCGTTCGTCTCGACGGCATGTGCTCCATCTTTGTTACCGTCACCACGTTCGGATGCCTGCTGCTCAGAGACC AGTTGGACGCTGGGTCGGTTGGTCTGGCTTTGAGCTACGCAGTGACACTGATGGGGATGTTCCAGTGGGGGGTCAGGCAGAGCGCGGAGGTGGAGAACATG ATGACCTCGGTGGAGAGAGTGGTAGAGTACACTGAACTAGAGAGCGAAGCACCCTGGGAGATGGAGAAGCGCCCTCCTCCCGATTGGCCCAGCAAAGGCCTAGTGACCTTTGACCGGGTCAGCTTCTCATACGGTGGCAATGGACCAACAGTTCTGCACGACATGACGGCAACGTTCCGGCCCAAAGAAAAG GTGGGCGTTGTGGGTCGAACAGGTGCTGGGAAAAGctctctggtctcagctctgTTCCGCCTGGCAGAGCCTCAGGGCAAGATCTACATCGACGGTGTCCTGACCTCTGAGATCGGCCTCCACGACCTGCGCCAGAAGATGTCCATCATTCCTCAG GACCCGGTGCTGTTCACAGGCTCCATGAGGAAGAATTTGGACCCTTTCGAGCAGCACAGTGATGAAGAACTGTGGAAGGCTCTGGAAGAG GTACAGCTGAAGCCTGTGGTGGAGGAGCTGCCGGGGAAGTTGGAGACGGTTCTGGCCGAGTCGGGGGCCAACTTCAGCGTGGGCCAGAGGCAGCTGGTGTGCCTGGCCAGAGCCGTACTGAGAAAGAACCGCATCCTGGTGATCGACGAGGCCACGGCTAACGTGGACCCCAG GACTGATGCGCTGATCCAGAAAACGATACGGGACAAGTTCAGTGAATGCACCGTGCTCACGATCGCTCACCGGCTCAACACCATCGTAGATAGTGACAGGATACTG GTCCTCGATGCAGGGAGAATTCATGCCTATGATCAGCCTTACAACCTGCTGCAAGACACAGAGGGGATTTTCTACAAAATGGTGCAGCAGACAGGCAAGCAGGAGGCTGCAGCTCTACTAGCGGCCGCTAAACGG gtgcatgacagcagaagCCATAGCGACGAATGCGAGTCGCCGAACATTTTCTTTGAGACGGCTCTGTGA